A stretch of the Neodiprion lecontei isolate iyNeoLeco1 chromosome 4, iyNeoLeco1.1, whole genome shotgun sequence genome encodes the following:
- the LOC107225648 gene encoding calcineurin-binding protein cabin-1 isoform X2, protein MIKISALNEDSSEESEDEDVPTITKEAQEQIALTEYNKALDLLRQNRNEDALTLLKDLLDTELLDQVEKPEIPDGRPRPMLSLKYSCFKNIGAIQAQMGNYQDAIDNYWEATNLDDTDVMLWYKLGTLATKTYNLELACSSFKYGLKCNPNHWPSLDSIITVLYAVPDYMSCLLYISMALERDSSYIKGLAFRDKIFKDIPSFEECYKVYNSDWELDPSIDTEYDRVVGDKLLAEARDLAEKWSEACRPEFCLKPLPDLVLNKPIAELTWLNLGESLISMHSHITDNNYNFVSHIKLHIHQADTRGKDDGNATGANCIDVEPGGIEKQQNTESVINFVRIEETHNQIFEDKSIMLVDEDGDEVQALDSENDIQNDTDHFDRKNDTPTSDLKDNIDTDMEVDMEDERKSSSSDIQIIEDEDPLKMLDPEDLQLEEPIVNKKSNQITSETETDLEKLSSSKCREQVVSSEDKSSEKEPLNEKLDEKLSHKSDGAATDKSLDKPSKTEDKSSEKTDDKEEGRKVKKRRRSSLCFLEQWAWSSGSMRRSARVRSSNRREAERDDVQLEESLKRIFPSTLLPDTVRLRKENPLKSMEDSMDTMDLYRLFACRENGSNTTEGSKSSESSKPGSPISNENQELYFGTDKEKADVAAFIAEHTEKSNLMIIMAKFTEFLCTKWNHVWPKGLPEVYLETYVFTRQHIPHPSPFNDDADDNILKLDAEMTLLYGELHTDRWLNNKPGILPSSTVDKMGTGLPSEELGQIIFTSVRDDLFNEQYVLFFFRVLWLKANLFLCQGDTDIVIESLESLLCHLKELQGKGDNMFLKLPNCKHNSYISVKSVEKMLISVQRGKKLREIQYLHEEKKYFELASILQDTFKFAKQQNKLMVNNDEVIDRAEQLSMLLNSLWQLGQYEDCYIWSEACLNEAWRNYLNATDEIEQKKWTTAVLNCLTRLEACVSEVSTFVVRYLPASRLTRLVQNLVHIVCYQLDVPENAIEMPLETVLPWILLHHILQHEEDKERAKPIVQQKNKSHDFNNSDSDDEEEDIPASLMLLFTAHEFLGRRSWCCINEAKLLLFVMNVTIPRLKTPQLNHIRDKLWKYVEQVLYCLYAYPSKTNKSKAKYLEEHGVPQMKLTWEAAQQLYDFYKLDVLPAIDDYKVLSISSEMESLFKKITRLVPPESDPALIADDMLAYIRRDREKMPTVSKPLPYQISSIYYLLGDYYFKSSDWSHGIRYYLLDLCLHPLRFNSWAGLAMATGTQLQIRLNSCQTLKNENSFLDKAKIAQYSYQRASELTPGHSVTWIEYGNFVYMVHSFCSRVLKQEAHKLSMEKFEILETRKDTMLELAAHCFLSANRLLNETAGLQDDRWLTYYILGKIAEKKNEDPPVFLENYHKASLFLYENNASYPRKINYSNPHNLSVEALEVYYRIHASILKYLEQHEGKPLKKSLGLLFQQYLKNCANSAFMRYQSKSNLKKGEEDGSDSDSRIISKDTRKIIEYPRHITTLEQCSNSIEEIEIIDKSKDRLEAGKLHDQTKKRSREDTNDPTKRVKLNNISHLQLMQDVVALIDDLITKVCEITHSQETSEEDVVTLTSSDENEDLRSEKHKLNAVERVDTDCTQAKTEESKGNVADSSKAMGEQVDNVVKEENIQDLMDVLMKQAMEISQEETQQSSPDDEDIRKSEGRWLQNEDSSGKEIKQRQEEKKKLPVEVIKDDVALRRRGSQESTTTTQTTTTTETNNSSSSSSDDSSSSDDSSDSDTSSLSDSDSDSDAEKKKKTIEQTEFLTDEEVGTLTAYCLAGLEQCILRFPQHYKSFYRLSHFFFNNKTKDITKCKDLLLGTYNCQFYPGKSFQGLFYERKSSNFFNGVWRIPVEEVDRGGSFASHMSKCITLLMQVLKETNDSDMLMELGSQLSKKPEYDKKYLRDSEREQLSDQAMTLCLQSLRTRVSTMGPPTGAETTSSWKNNSRIQVLLDVYKTYQCVQKHFTNMDVKNVADLLSDTYKSYIGNRNLEGNVLDTATKWCQQQIALNKTAVPISAPTVNAQAASAAIASPIPVTITQLPVTTTFTQYSQSRKPYKTSSSSSGRPRGRPPNINKYHQTMQQNANMFNQFGVKSGFGNYLGQHGSPGLLSSYFMNPLMDTNVLTAMLANMSSNMIDPATLATLNYLNQVGGIGGYQEVIRQYQNSLSTMTSMASGLNAISSTVPNISNVTTMSTASSSANSAGSLGHVGHLGSLANLGNLGNLGNLNNLGNLTMQQYLSLSNTTSSISRTTPIYHQATPKATTTTTTTTMTKEKPNISITPVNTSSTHKSSTKSTKSSSSNDPLSVHTSKSQIVQPPKTATQVSLLKPSVIQQVKSLPPKQMSAPQIRVSKTLTEPQPAHKSSLSHSPVLKSASSTSPSSLPQAAHSGINSSMAMKPLIQMNLPSQGSGTSLQHKLLSKKQHQQAHLSANIVCPPKKQKTAKKLPAIPSSYQNLINSIPNISSMSQAPYLSAELSGISLSQLPPLSGSKGSSSKGTGYRKTSNKSKSAVTDVASTLSNPICQSQSVEAMSVLSQLQQHSHLEIIPQHKSQPKPGMDFPIGLPSSLSVTQQKIIASDPLRPPVTDNMSVYELSRGKPMTTSSSTLKKSEKLKKDGVEIITLDD, encoded by the exons atgattaaaatatcCGCATTGAACGAAGATTCAAGCGAGGAGAGCGAAGACGAGGATGTACCGACGATAACTAAGGAAGCTCAG GAACAAATCGCGCTCACGGAGTACAACAAAGCCTTGGACCTACTTCGACAGAATAGGAACGAAGACGCCTTGACGCTCCTGAAAGATCTTCTTGACACTGAACTATTAGATCAAGTTGAGAAGCCTGAGATTCCCGATGGCAGACCACGGCCAATGCTGTCCCTCAAATATTCTTGTTTTAAAAACATCGGCGCGATACAGGCACAAATGGGAAATTATCAAGACGCGATAGACAATTACTGGGAAGCTACGAATCTCGACGATACAGATGTGATGCTTTGGTACAAACTGGGAACTCTGGCTACGAAGACTTACAACCTTGAATTAGCCTGTTCATCTTTTAAATATGGTTTAAAATGCAATCCTAATCATTGGCCAAGTCTAGATAGCATAATAACTGTCTTGTATGCAGTTCCTGATTATATGAGTTGCcttttatatatttcaatgGCTTTGGAGAGGGATTCCAGTTACATTAAAGGACTAGCCTTCagagataaaattttcaaagatattCCTAGCTTTGAAGAATGCTACAAGGTTTACAATAGCGATTGGGAATTGGACCCGTCAATAGACACAGAATATGATCGCGTTGTTGGAGATAAATTATTGGCAGAGGCTAGAGACCTGGCTGAAAAATGGTCTGAAGCTTGTAGACCAGAATTTTGCCTTAAGCCACTTCCAGATTTGGTCTTAAACAAACCCATCGCTGAGTTGACGTGGCTCAATTTAGGAGAAAGCTTAATCAGCATGCATTCACACATTACAGACAATAATTATAACTTTGTCAGCCACATTAAGCTCCATATACACCAGGCAGACACAAGAGGAAAAGATGATGGAAATGCCACAGGTGCAAACTGCATCGATGTGGAACCTGGAGGGATTGAGAAACAACAAAACACTGAAAGCGTCATAAATTTTGTTAGGATCGAAGAAACgcataatcaaatttttgaagataaaagCATTATGCTTGTCGACGAAGATGGAGATGAAGTTCAAGCGTTAGATAGTGAAAATGATATCCAAAACGACACTGATCATTTTGACAGAAAAAATGATACGCCGACTTCTGACCTTAAAGATAACATTGATACTGATATGGAAGTCGATATGGAAGATGAAAGGAAATCATCTTCTAGTGATATTCAAATAATAGAAGATGAAGATCCTTTAAAGATGTTGGATCCAGAAGACCTGCAACTGGAAGAAccaattgttaataaaaagtCGAATCAGATTACCTCAGAGACTGAGActgatttagaaaaattatcatctAGTAAATGCAGGGAGCAAGTTGTCAGTTCGGAAGACAAGTCGAGCGAAAAAGAACCGCTCAACGAAAAGTTAGATGAGAAACTAAGTCATAAGTCAGATGGTGCAGCCACAGACAAATCTTTGGACAAACCTTCGAAAACTGAAGATAAATCCAGCGAAAAAACAGACGACAAAGAAGAAGGTAGGAAAGTAAAGAAGCGACGTAGAAGTTCACTTTGTTTTTTGGAACAATGGGCTTGGAGCAGTGGAAGTATGAGGCGGTCGGCACGAGTTCGAAGTTCAAATCGACGCGAGGCGGAACGAGATGATGTTCAGTTAGAAGAATCGCTCAAAAGAATATTCCCCAGTACTTTATT ACCAGACACTGTGCGCCTCAGAAAAGAAAATCCACTGAAATCTATGGAGGATTCAATGGATACAATGGATTTGTACAGACTATTTGCATGTCGTGAAAATGGAAGCAACACTACGGAAGGTTCCAAGAGTTCAGAGAGCTCAAAACCTGGCAGTCCTATATCTaa tGAGAATCAAGAGCTGTACTTTGGCACGGACAAGGAAAAAGCTGATGTGGCAGCATTCATCGCTGAACATACCGAAAAAAGTAATCTAATGATTATTATGGCCaagtttactgaatttttgtGCACAAAATGGAATCATGTCTGGCCCAAAGGATTGCCTGAAGTATATTtggaaacatatgtatttaccAG GCAGCACATTCCGCATCCTTCACCCTTCAATGACGACGCGGAcgataatattttaaaacttGATGCCGAGATGACACTTTTGTATGGAGAATTGCATACAGATAGATGGCTGAATAATAAACCAGGCATTTTGCCTAGTTCAAC TGTTGATAAAATGGGCACTGGACTGCCATCCGAGGAGTTGGGTCAAATAATATTCACGAGTGTTCGAGATGATTTGTTCAATGAGCAGTACGTGTTATTCTTCTTCAGAGTCCTCTGGTTAAAAGCTAACTTATTTTTGTGCCAAGGGGACACTGATATCGTGATTGAAAGCTTAGAATCG CTATTATGTCATCTAAAGGAATTACAAGGCAAAGGTGACAATATGTTTCTGAAACTTCCGAACTGCAAACATAATTCGTATATAAGCGTTAAATCTGTTGAAAAAATGCTGATTTCAGTACAAAG AGGCAAAAAACTTCGAGAGATTCAATACTTGCATGAAGAGAAAAAGTATTTCGAGTTAGCTAGCATTTTGCAAGATACATTCAAATTTGCGAAACAACAGAACAAGCTAATGGTAAATAATGATGAAGTTATTGATCGAGCTGAGCAACTTTCGATGCTACTTAATAGCTTGTGGCAGCTTGGACAATATGAG GATTGTTACATCTGGTCAGAGGCATGTCTGAATGAAGCATGGCGCAATTATTTAAATGCCACCGAtgaaatagaacaaaaaaagtGGACAACGGCTGTATTAAATTGTCTCACAAGACTCGAGGCTTGTGTTTCAGAAGTCAGTACTTTTGTAG TACGATATCTACCTGCCTCGCGTCTTACGAGATTGGTACAAAATTTGGTTCATATAGTTTGCTACCAATTAGATGTACCGGAAAATGCTATTGAAATGCCTTTGGAAACAGTGTTGCCCTGGATTCTGTTGCATCATATTCTGCAACa TGAGGAAGACAAAGAACGGGCTAAGCCAATAgtacagcaaaaaaataaatcgcaTGATTTTAACAACTCCGACTCTgatgacgaagaagaagacaTTCCTGCTTCGTTGATGCTCTTATTCACGGCTCATGAATTTCTTGGACGACGTTCTTGGTGTTGCATCAACGAAGCAAAGCTATTGCTATTCGTTATGAATGTCACAATACCACGGTTAAAAACGCCTCAACTAAATCATATTAGAGATAAACTTTGGAAATATGTTGAGCAAGTTCTCTACTGCTTGTATGCCTATCCGAGTAAAACCAATAAATCTAAAGCAAAATATTTGGAGGAGCACGGAGTGCCGCAAATGAAATTGACCTGGGAAGCAGCTCAACAGTTATACGATTTCTATAAACTTGATGTATTACCTGCTATAGATGATTACAAGGTACTGTCAATTTCGTCAGAAATGGAGAgccttttcaaaaaaataacacgCTTAGTTCCACCGGAGAGCGATCCAGCCTTAATAGCCGATGACATGTTGGCATATATAAggagagacagagaaaaaATGCCTACTGTCTCAAAACCTTTACCATATCAGATATCCTCGATCTATTATTTGCTGGGAGACTACTATTTCAAGTCGAGCGATTGGTCGCATGGTATTCGATACTATTTATTGGACTTATGCCTACATCCTCTAAGATTTAATTCATGGGCTGGTCTCGCCATGGCTACTGGTACGCAGCTACAAATCAGATTAAATAGCTGCCAAACTCTTAA GAATGAAAATAGCTTTTTGGACAAAGCTAAAATTGCTCAATATAGTTATCAGCGAGCTAGTGAATTAACTCCTGGACACTCGGTTACCTGGATCGAATATGGAAATTTTGTGTACATGGTTCACTCCTTCTGTTCTCGAGTTCTTAAACAAGAAGCTCACAAGTTGAGTATGGAGAAGTTTGAGATATTGGAAACGAGGAAAGATACGATGCTTGAACTTGCTGCTCATTGTTTCTTATCAGCAAATAGGCTGTTGAATGAAACTGCGGGATTACAGGACGACAGATGGTTGACCTACTATATCCTTGGAAAGATTgccgagaagaaaaatgaagatcCTCCtgtatttttagaaaattatcataag GCCAGTTTATTTCTGTACGAAAACAACGCAAGCTACCCTCGAAAAATCAATTACAGCAACCCTCACAACCTTTCTGTTGAAGCATTAGAAGTTTATTATAGAATACACGCGAGTATATTAAAATATCTTGAGCAGCATGAGGGAAAACCTTTGAAAAAATCTCTGGGTTTATTGTTCCAACAGTATTTAAAGAACTGTGCAAATAGTGCCTTCATGAGGTATCAGTCAAAAAGCAATCTTAAGAAAGGGGAAGAAGATGGGTCAGATTCTGATAGTAGAATTATTTCTAAGGATACAAGGAAAATTATCGAGTATCCTCGACACATCACAACATTAGAACAATGTTCGAATAGTATCGAAGAAATTGAGATTATTGATAAATCCAAAGATAGATTAGAAGCTGGTAAGCTGCACGATCAAACCAAGAAACGCTCTAGAGAGGACACAAACGATCCTACAAAGCgagtaaaattaaataatatctCGCATTTACAATTAATGCAAGACGTGGTTGCATTGATAGATGACTTGATAACAAAAGTTTGCGAAATTACTCATTCTCAAGAGACTTCAGAGGAAGACGTCGTCACATTGACATCTAGCGATGAAAATGAGGACTTGAGATCTGAGAAGCATAAATTAAATGCTGTGGAAAGAGTTGACACAGACTGTACACAGGCAAAGACTGAGGAATCCAAAGGCAATGTTGCAGACTCATCAAAGGCAATGGGAGAACAGGTTGATAACGTAGTAAAggaagaaaatattcaggatttgaTGGATGTACTAATGAAACAAGCAATGGAAATAAGCCAAGAAGAAACTCAACAATCATCTCCTGATGATGAAGATATTAGAAAATCTGAAGGAAGGTGGCTACAAAATGAAGATTCCTCA GGCAAAGAAATCAAACAGAgacaagaagagaaaaaaaagttaccgGTTGAAGTAATCAAAGATGATGTGGCTTTGCGCCGCAGAGGATCGCAGGAAAGTACAACTACAACTCAGACGACAACTACAACTGAAACTAATAACTCAAGTTCAAGCAGCAGCGATGATTCGAGCAGCAGTGACGATAGCTCTGATAGTGATACATCCAGTCTCAGTGACAGTGACTCTGACAGTGATgccgaaaagaaaaagaaaacaatcgaACAAACAG AATTTTTAACCGATGAAGAAGTTGGTACTTTAACAGCCTATTGCCTAGCAGGTCTAGAGCAATGTATACTGCGTTTCCCACAACATTACAAATCTTTTTATCGTCTCTCGCActtcttttttaataataaaactaaAGATATTACAAAATGCAAAGATCTACTGTTGGGCACATATAATTGCCAATTTTATCCAGGAAAATCATTCCAAGGTCTTTTctatgaaagaaaaagttccaatttttttaat GGTGTGTGGCGAATTCCTGTCGAGGAAGTTGATAGAGGTGGCAGCTTTGCTTCACACATGTCCAAGTGCATTACGCTTCTTATGCAAGTTCTGAAGGAAACTAATGACAGCGATATGCTTATGGAACTGGGATCGCAGCTTTCTAAAAAACCTGAATATGATAA GAAATATTTAAGAGACTCTGAAAGAGAACAACTTTCTGATCAAGCAATGACGTTATGCTTACAATCACTACGCACAAGAGTTTCAACAATGGGTCCTCCTACTGGTGCTGAAACCACGTCCTcgtggaaaaacaattctaGAATACAAGTTCTTCTTGATGTTTACAAAACATATCAATGTGTACAGAAACATTTCACGAATATGGATGTGAAGAATGTTGCCGATCTCTTGTCGGATACTTATAAATCATACATTGGAAATAGG AATCTTGAAGGAAATGTTCTGGACACAGCAACTAAATGGTGTCAACAACAAATAGCTTTGAATAAAACTGCAGTGCCCATTAGTGCTCCGACTGTCAATGCACAAGCTGCGTCAGCTGCTATCGCTAGCCCAATTCCT GTCACAATTACTCAGCTGCCGGTTACGACAACTTTCACGCAGTATTCTCAGAGTCGTAAGCCTTACAAAACTTCATCAAGTAGTTCCGGTCGTCCAAGAGGACGACCACCAAACATCAACAAATATCACCAAACGATGCAACAAAATGCAAACATGTTTAACCAATTCGGTGTGAAAAGCGGTTTTGGCAACTACCTTGGTCAACATGGCAGCCCTGGGCTTCTGAGTTCATATTTCATGAATCCTCTAATGGATACGAATGTTCTAACTGCTATGCTAGCTAACATGAGTAGTAACATGATTGATCCTGCTACATTGGCTACTTTGAATTATCTGAATCAAGTAGGCGGAATCGGAGGGTATCAAGAAGTTATCAGACAGTATCAGAATAGTTTATCCACTATGACTAGTATGGCTAGTGGTTTGAATGCGATTTCAAGTACTGTACCAAACATCAGTAATGTCACAACGATGAGTACCGCAAGTAGTAGTGCTAATTCTGCAGGTAGCTTGGGCCATGTAGGTCACTTAGGGAGTTTGGCAAACCTGGGAAACCTGGGCAATCTGGGCAATCTCAATAATTTGGGAAATCTTACGATGCAACAGTATCTAAGTTTGAGTAATACGACATCGTCTATATCCAGAACTACTCCCATTTATCATCAAGCCACCCCAaaagcaacaacaacaaccacAACGACCACAATGACCAAGGAAAAGcccaatatttcaataactccTGTTAATACTTCATCCACTCACAAATCTTCCACTAAATCCACTAAAAGCAGCTCCAGCAACGATCCATTGTCAGTTCATACTTCCAAGTCTCAAATTGTCCAGCCACCCAAAACAGCAACACAAGTGTCGCTATTAAAACCTTCGGTAATTCAGCAAGTTAAATCCTTACCACCAAAGCAAATGAGCGCTCCGCAAATTCGAGTTTCCAAAACCCTGACCGAGCCTCAACCTGCGCACAAAAGTTCATTGTCGCATTCACCGGTTTTAAAGAGTGCCAGCTCTACAAGTCCGTCCTCTCTACCCCAGGCTGCACATTCTGGAATCAACTCATCCATGGCAATGAAACCTCTGATTCAGATGAACTTGCCGTCTCAGGGTTCTGGCACGTCCTTGCAGCATAAATTATTGTCTAAGAAACAACATCAACAGGCCCACCTATCAGCAAACATAGTCTGTCCACCCAAAAAGCAGAAAACAGCAAAAAAGCTTCCAGCAATTCCTAGCAGCTAccaaaatttgataaacaGTATACCCAACATCTCGTCTATGTCTCAAGCGCCTTATCTTTCTGCAGAATTGAGTGGCATTTCACTTAGCCAACTGCCTCCACTATCCGGATCAAAGGGGTCGAGCTCAAAGGGAACTGGGTACAGAAAAACATCTAATAAATCAAAATCAGCAGTAACAGACGTAGCTAGTACTCTCTCCAACCCCATCTGTCAATCGCAATCCGTAGAAGCGATGTCCGTACTGTCGCAACTCCAACAACATTCCCATTTGGAAATAATTCCGCAGCACAAAAGCCAACCCAAGCCCGGTATGGATTTCCCAATAGGACTACCATCCTCACTTAGTGTTACTCAACAAAAAATCATCGCTTCCGACCCACTCAGGCCCCCCGTTACTGATAACATGTCTGTGTATGAACTCAGTAGAGGAAAACCCATGACTACATCTAGTagtactttgaaaaaatcagaaaagttgaaaaaagacGGTGTTGAAATAATCACTTTGGATGattag